In Corallococcus exiguus, the genomic stretch CATGCCGGCGGCCGTGAAGCTTGAGGGCCCGCTCGACGTGGCCGCGCTGGAGCAATGCTTCGCGGAGCTGCTCCGTCGTCACGAGTCGCTGCGGACCATCTTCCGCGACGAGGAGGGCCATGCGGTCCAGGTCATCTCGCCGCCGCGCCCGTGCCCGGTGGCCCTGCATGACCTGACGTCGCTGCCCGAGTCCACGCGCGAGCAAGAGGCGCTGCGGCTGACGCGAGAGGAACAGCAGAAGCCCTTCGACCTCACCCGCGGTCCGCTGCTGCGCGCCACGCTGCTGCGGCTGGGCGAGCGCGAGCACGTGCTGCTCCTGACGATGCACCACATCGTCTCGGACGGCTGGTCCATGGACGTGTTGGTGCGGGAGATGGGGCTGCTGTACGGGGCCTTGTCACGCGGTGAGGCCCCGCGGCTGCCCGAGGCGCCGGTGCAGTACGCCGACTACGCGCTGTGGCAGCGGGAGTGGCTCCAGGGTGCGGTGCTGGAGAATCAGCTCAAGTGGTGGCGCGAGCAGCTCGCCGACGTGACTCCGGTGCTGGAGCTGCCGACGGACAGGCCGCGTCCCTCGGTGCAGAGCTTCCGGGGCGCGAGCCGCGAGTCCCTGCTGCCGCGCGCCCTGTACGAGAAGTTGAAGGCGTTGGGGCAGGCGCAGGCGATGTCGCCCTTCATGGTGCTGCTGACCGCGTGGCAGACCCTGCTATCGCGCTACTCGGGGCAGGAGGACATCTGCGTCGGAACGCCCATCTCCGGCCGGCATCAGTCCGAGCTGGAAGGGCTCATCGGCTTCTTCGTCAACACGCTGGTGGTGCGCACCCGGATCTCCCCCGAGGCGAGCTTCCAGGAGCTGCTGGGCCGCGTGAAGGCCGCGACCGTGGGCGCGTACGCGCACCAGGACGTGCCCTTCGAGAAGCTCGTGGAGGACCTGAAGCCTGCCCGCAACCTGAGCTACTCACCGCTCTTCCAGGTGATGATGAACCTGGAGCAGGCGAAGCCTCCGCGGCTGGAGTTCCCGGGGCTCACGCTGACGCCGATGCCGCAGGCGGATCAGGTCGCGAAGTTCGACCTCGAGCTGCTCTTCAAGGAAGAGCCCGAGGGCCTGCGCGCCGTGCTGGTCTACAGCACGGACCTGTTCGATGCGGCGA encodes the following:
- a CDS encoding condensation domain-containing protein, with translation MSDINKRIAALSPEKQAQLLRQLRKKDTQAARPAITARPRTGDSAPLSFAQQRLWFLDRMEPGTPTYNMPAAVKLEGPLDVAALEQCFAELLRRHESLRTIFRDEEGHAVQVISPPRPCPVALHDLTSLPESTREQEALRLTREEQQKPFDLTRGPLLRATLLRLGEREHVLLLTMHHIVSDGWSMDVLVREMGLLYGALSRGEAPRLPEAPVQYADYALWQREWLQGAVLENQLKWWREQLADVTPVLELPTDRPRPSVQSFRGASRESLLPRALYEKLKALGQAQAMSPFMVLLTAWQTLLSRYSGQEDICVGTPISGRHQSELEGLIGFFVNTLVVRTRISPEASFQELLGRVKAATVGAYAHQDVPFEKLVEDLKPARNLSYSPLFQVMMNLEQAKPPRLEFPGLTLTPMPQADQVAKFDLELLFKEEPEGLRAVLVYSTDLFDAATAQRMLGHLRVLLESAAAHPERSLAEVTLLTDAERQQVLKGWNATGQEYARESSIAEEFSRQVEQRPDAVAVECGEEKLTYRQLDERANQLAHLLRSKGVGAEERVGLCLERSVELVVALVGIAKSGGAYVPLEADYPQARLEQMVSEVKPRVVVTRRALAEKLPVQGVECVLLEEVQAQLAQQPKHAP